One genomic segment of Elusimicrobia bacterium HGW-Elusimicrobia-1 includes these proteins:
- a CDS encoding excinuclease ABC subunit UvrA, with protein MDKIIIRGAREHNLKDLDLEIPKNRMVVITGLSGSGKSSLAFDTIYAEGQRRYVESLSAYARQFLELMEKPDVETIEGLSPAIAIEQRAPSHNPRSTVGTVTEIYDYLRLLFARVGQPHCPDCGKPITKASSSEIIKLITLKPSGSRLHILSPLVRGRTGAYEDLFKRLAKSGYARVMVDGKLLSLDEKIKLSRYGKHSISVSVDRVVIGETSKDRIADSVETALKESGGLVEIISADDAAVGGAGRKKSPAAVTYTRKNSCIECGISLGEIEPRLFSFNSPFGACPECTGLGEKTEIDESLVVPDTSRSIQDGVITPWSDPITTRTHRWIGAWKGYYNEMLDEVSRRNGIPVDVPWARLKPEQKKIFLYGDGTFEGVANNLKRRYSETESEFVKEEIQKKYMRTRVCPSCGGRRLKKEALSVFIGGKNISEVSAFSVGDMKRYFDALELTETRKVIAKNVLKEIRSRLEFLSNVGLDYLTIDRATQTLAGGEAQRISLATQIGSRLTGVLYVLDEPSIGLHQRDNEKLLVTLKKLRDLGNTLIVVEHDEETIRAADYVIDLGPGAGAHGGEIVAEGSPEEILKSPRSLTAKYLNGEMEIPLPARRRKSKEFIEIISARQFNLKNINVKIPVGSFVCVTGVSGSGKSTLVHEILYKSLAKKIHGAKEEPGAHKEIRNAEIFDKIIVIDQSPIGRTPRSNPVTYTGAFDHIRTLFSMTPESKKRGYKPGRFSFNVPGGRCENCSGDGVIKIQMQFLPDVYVHCDECRGARFNPETLEIRYKGKNIAEVLDMTVEEAASYFENIPRVARVLSTLNDVGLGYIKLGQAATTLSGGEAQRVKLASELSRRDTGRTLYILDEPTTGLHFADVEKLLGVLHSLVDKGNTVVVIEHNLEVVKTADHIIDLGPEGGDAGGRIVAEGTPESVAKNQSSDTGVYLKKVLSKSPSSKSFIIRVS; from the coding sequence ATGGATAAAATAATAATACGCGGCGCGCGCGAACACAATCTTAAAGACCTCGATCTTGAAATTCCCAAAAACAGGATGGTCGTGATAACGGGTCTGTCGGGGTCGGGCAAGTCGTCGCTGGCGTTCGACACAATTTACGCCGAGGGACAGCGGCGGTATGTGGAATCTCTGTCGGCCTACGCCCGGCAATTTTTGGAACTGATGGAAAAGCCGGACGTCGAGACGATAGAAGGTCTGTCTCCGGCCATCGCCATAGAGCAGCGCGCGCCGTCGCACAATCCGCGCTCCACCGTGGGAACCGTTACGGAGATTTACGATTATCTGCGGCTGCTTTTTGCGCGCGTCGGACAGCCGCACTGCCCTGATTGCGGCAAGCCGATAACAAAAGCGTCGTCGTCGGAAATAATAAAACTCATAACTCTGAAGCCGTCCGGCTCGCGTCTGCACATACTGTCGCCGCTTGTGCGCGGAAGGACCGGCGCGTACGAAGACCTTTTTAAGCGGCTGGCCAAATCCGGCTATGCCCGCGTTATGGTCGACGGCAAACTTCTCTCGCTGGATGAAAAAATAAAGTTGTCGCGCTACGGCAAACATTCGATATCCGTGTCCGTCGACAGGGTTGTAATCGGGGAGACGTCGAAGGACAGAATCGCCGATTCCGTGGAAACGGCTCTCAAAGAATCTGGCGGCCTCGTCGAAATAATATCCGCCGACGACGCCGCCGTCGGAGGCGCGGGGCGGAAGAAATCGCCTGCCGCGGTCACATACACACGGAAAAATTCCTGCATCGAATGCGGCATTTCATTGGGAGAAATTGAGCCGCGGTTGTTTTCTTTCAATTCGCCTTTCGGAGCGTGTCCGGAATGCACCGGTCTGGGAGAGAAGACCGAAATCGACGAATCTCTCGTCGTACCCGATACTTCACGCTCGATACAGGATGGTGTCATCACTCCGTGGTCGGATCCAATCACCACAAGAACTCACCGCTGGATTGGCGCCTGGAAGGGCTATTACAACGAAATGCTCGACGAAGTATCCCGCCGAAACGGCATTCCCGTCGACGTGCCGTGGGCGCGGCTTAAGCCGGAGCAGAAAAAAATCTTTCTTTACGGCGACGGAACCTTCGAGGGCGTCGCGAACAACCTGAAACGCAGGTACTCCGAAACCGAATCCGAGTTCGTAAAAGAAGAGATACAGAAGAAATATATGCGCACGCGCGTGTGCCCGTCGTGCGGCGGCCGCCGTCTGAAAAAAGAGGCCTTGTCGGTTTTCATCGGCGGAAAAAATATTTCCGAGGTTTCGGCGTTCTCCGTCGGCGATATGAAAAGATACTTCGATGCGCTGGAGCTTACGGAGACAAGGAAGGTCATAGCCAAAAACGTGCTTAAAGAAATCCGCTCCCGCCTGGAGTTTCTCTCCAACGTGGGGCTGGACTACCTCACGATAGACCGCGCCACGCAGACCCTGGCCGGCGGCGAGGCGCAGAGGATTTCGCTGGCCACTCAAATCGGCTCGCGGCTCACGGGAGTGCTCTACGTTCTCGACGAGCCGAGCATAGGGCTTCATCAGCGGGACAACGAAAAACTTTTAGTCACGCTCAAAAAACTTCGCGACCTGGGCAATACCCTGATTGTGGTTGAACACGACGAGGAAACCATCCGCGCCGCCGACTATGTAATCGATTTGGGCCCGGGCGCCGGCGCTCACGGCGGCGAGATAGTGGCCGAAGGTTCGCCGGAAGAAATTCTTAAATCCCCCCGCTCCCTGACGGCAAAATATCTCAACGGCGAAATGGAAATTCCTCTTCCTGCGCGGCGGCGAAAGTCGAAAGAATTTATCGAAATAATCAGCGCCCGGCAGTTCAATCTCAAAAATATCAACGTTAAAATCCCCGTCGGAAGTTTTGTGTGCGTCACGGGCGTATCCGGCTCCGGCAAGTCCACGCTTGTGCACGAAATATTGTATAAATCACTGGCGAAAAAAATCCACGGCGCCAAGGAAGAGCCGGGCGCGCATAAAGAAATCAGGAACGCGGAAATTTTCGATAAAATCATAGTCATAGACCAGTCGCCGATAGGCCGGACTCCCCGCTCCAATCCGGTCACCTACACCGGCGCGTTCGACCATATAAGGACTCTTTTTTCGATGACACCCGAGTCCAAAAAACGCGGATACAAGCCGGGACGTTTTTCCTTCAATGTCCCCGGCGGAAGATGCGAAAACTGCTCCGGCGACGGTGTCATAAAAATCCAGATGCAGTTTCTGCCCGATGTCTATGTGCATTGCGACGAATGCCGCGGCGCGCGCTTTAATCCCGAGACGCTTGAAATCAGATATAAAGGAAAAAATATCGCCGAGGTGCTGGATATGACCGTCGAAGAGGCCGCCTCGTATTTTGAAAATATTCCGCGCGTGGCCCGCGTTTTGTCCACTCTTAACGATGTGGGCCTGGGTTACATAAAACTCGGTCAGGCGGCGACCACGCTTTCCGGCGGCGAGGCGCAAAGGGTCAAACTTGCCTCGGAACTGTCCCGCCGCGACACGGGCCGGACGCTCTATATTCTCGACGAACCCACGACGGGTCTTCACTTCGCCGACGTCGAAAAACTGCTCGGCGTTTTACATTCTCTCGTGGATAAAGGCAACACCGTCGTGGTCATTGAGCATAATCTTGAAGTCGTCAAAACCGCCGACCATATAATTGACCTTGGGCCGGAGGGCGGCGACGCCGGCGGACGAATCGTCGCCGAGGGAACGCCGGAATCCGTCGCAAAAAATCAGTCCTCTGATACGGGTGTCTACCTTAAAAAAGTTTTATCGAAGTCCCCGTCATCAAAATCTTTTATAATCAGAGTCAGTTGA
- the rimI gene encoding ribosomal-protein-alanine N-acetyltransferase translates to MTLKFEKLKSSDAAEIYEIEKISFSEPHSLASVAAAIMNPACEFWVLRDAPDDTGADGAKTEKIAGFIEFWLMYDEAHVIDIAVRPEYRRRGLGRRLMDFLVEKSAEAGAKKIFLEVRPSNSGAISLYKEAGFVDAGRRVKYYKDEDALIMTRDVEVVSA, encoded by the coding sequence ATGACCCTGAAATTCGAAAAACTCAAATCTTCCGACGCGGCGGAAATCTATGAGATAGAAAAAATCTCTTTTTCCGAGCCGCATTCGCTGGCCTCGGTGGCCGCCGCGATAATGAATCCCGCCTGCGAATTCTGGGTTTTGCGGGATGCGCCCGATGATACCGGCGCCGACGGCGCCAAGACGGAAAAAATAGCCGGCTTCATAGAATTCTGGCTTATGTACGACGAGGCGCACGTAATCGACATAGCGGTGCGCCCCGAGTACCGAAGGCGGGGACTCGGCAGGCGTCTTATGGATTTTCTCGTCGAAAAATCCGCCGAAGCCGGAGCAAAAAAAATCTTTCTTGAAGTCCGCCCGTCGAACAGCGGCGCCATATCGCTTTACAAAGAAGCTGGCTTCGTCGACGCGGGCAGGCGCGTAAAGTATTACAAGGACGAAGACGCTTTGATTATGACCAGAGATGTGGAAGTGGTTAGTGCTTAG
- the ispE gene encoding 4-(cytidine 5'-diphospho)-2-C-methyl-D-erythritol kinase produces the protein MNRIILRAPAKINIFLEIERRRPDGYHDISSVFRLIELSDEIAAEKIPSGVEFYCDEPLLNTPDNLAAKAARAIIAAAGIKGGARIKLSKKIPWASGLGGASSDAATAIKAVLALYNARMDNARLVETGKALGADVPFFLSGAPTAAISGIGEKIMPLSWPENFYIVVVKPTFGISTKEAYARLVFPLTDRRQIDKMTAAIVAGKPPEDIAAEAFNRFEGIASAAHPEIPAIKNFLLSSGALCALMSGSGSAVFGVFKDKASARKAVEAAPSELGRAYLTGTL, from the coding sequence ATGAACCGAATAATCCTGAGGGCGCCGGCCAAGATAAACATATTCCTTGAAATAGAACGGCGACGTCCCGACGGCTACCACGACATCTCCAGCGTGTTCCGCCTCATAGAACTTTCCGACGAAATTGCCGCCGAAAAAATACCGTCGGGCGTTGAGTTTTACTGCGACGAGCCGCTTCTGAACACACCCGACAATTTGGCCGCCAAAGCGGCGCGCGCCATAATCGCGGCCGCCGGAATCAAAGGCGGCGCGCGCATTAAACTCTCAAAGAAAATCCCGTGGGCATCCGGACTTGGCGGCGCGTCGTCGGACGCGGCGACGGCCATAAAAGCCGTTTTGGCGTTGTACAACGCCCGCATGGACAACGCCCGGCTCGTTGAAACAGGCAAAGCGCTCGGCGCCGACGTCCCGTTTTTTTTGAGCGGCGCCCCGACGGCCGCAATAAGCGGAATCGGCGAGAAAATTATGCCGCTCTCATGGCCCGAAAATTTCTACATCGTCGTCGTAAAGCCGACCTTCGGCATATCCACGAAAGAGGCCTATGCCCGTCTGGTTTTTCCCTTGACTGACCGACGCCAAATTGATAAAATGACCGCCGCTATTGTTGCGGGCAAGCCGCCGGAAGATATCGCCGCGGAAGCGTTCAACCGCTTCGAGGGGATTGCATCGGCGGCACATCCCGAAATCCCCGCGATAAAAAATTTCCTTCTGAGTTCCGGAGCGCTTTGCGCTCTTATGAGCGGTTCCGGCTCGGCGGTGTTCGGAGTTTTCAAAGACAAGGCATCGGCGCGAAAAGCGGTCGAAGCCGCGCCTTCTGAACTCGGACGCGCATATCTGACCGGAACTTTATAA
- a CDS encoding phosphotransferase: MIFSAGGAANKHNRKMLLETHAHTSRHSSCSGLGPAELVRRCAAKKLQGVIIVEHHFLWKKPELEELKRDTGMERGFVILAGQEIQTGIGHVIVIGAGETIRAGTEIGTIGKRWPAAALILAHPFRGGRLPSDALLLDRRMDAVEIFNTNQTMKENCAALAAWHRLKFTAVAGSDAHAAATAGVYPTLFDHPVSSEKEAAEEIKKGRTRPFHKEIPKAGGNVTVTEITIGTKGDDEARRRVILRTFDDEKKYLRARQAAKLAEALRASGFAEGIFRVPAVIEIQDAEKIIIEEGQRGKNLRDIAANSSTEAARRDFELAARWLARLHSADRKKILRGCGINSPSDTLERERKRLRGYLDSFAATDNPMTDDARKIISAVGDAQEILLGAGSQKTSRRREYALCHGDYHPKNIIIGQDISDDTATRFISVIDFGSALVHLPAFDVGYFLAQSENQFFGEAKILRNFVARDFIDAYIDELPAGKRAAARRELPPLADFYKARANLSIAAFLIKVGKGESPETAAAIRKSLKIIRRIVDTGAAPGIKL, encoded by the coding sequence TTGATTTTCTCCGCCGGCGGCGCGGCAAACAAACATAACCGAAAAATGCTTCTTGAAACCCACGCGCACACATCCCGTCACTCGTCGTGCAGCGGGCTCGGTCCCGCCGAACTCGTGCGCCGCTGCGCCGCAAAAAAACTTCAGGGCGTAATCATCGTCGAACATCATTTCCTCTGGAAAAAACCCGAACTCGAAGAATTAAAACGCGACACCGGAATGGAGCGCGGTTTCGTTATACTCGCCGGCCAGGAAATACAAACCGGAATCGGCCACGTTATCGTCATAGGCGCCGGCGAGACAATCCGTGCGGGAACGGAAATCGGGACAATAGGAAAACGGTGGCCCGCGGCCGCGCTGATACTGGCTCATCCCTTTCGCGGAGGCAGATTGCCGTCGGACGCGCTGCTGCTCGACCGGCGTATGGACGCCGTCGAAATATTCAACACAAATCAGACGATGAAGGAAAACTGCGCCGCGCTGGCGGCATGGCATCGTCTCAAATTTACGGCCGTCGCCGGCTCCGACGCGCACGCCGCCGCGACGGCGGGTGTCTATCCGACCTTGTTCGACCATCCGGTGTCGTCGGAAAAAGAAGCCGCCGAAGAAATAAAAAAAGGCAGAACGCGGCCTTTCCACAAGGAAATTCCCAAGGCCGGCGGCAATGTCACGGTAACCGAAATAACCATAGGGACAAAGGGCGACGACGAAGCCCGCCGCCGCGTGATACTCAGAACCTTCGACGACGAAAAGAAATATCTGCGGGCGCGGCAGGCCGCAAAACTGGCCGAGGCGCTCAGGGCATCGGGTTTCGCGGAGGGCATTTTCAGGGTACCGGCGGTTATCGAAATACAGGACGCCGAAAAGATAATAATCGAAGAAGGCCAGCGCGGCAAAAATCTCCGGGACATCGCAGCCAATTCCTCGACGGAAGCGGCACGGAGGGATTTTGAACTTGCGGCGCGATGGCTCGCCCGCCTTCACTCGGCGGACCGCAAAAAAATCCTGCGCGGCTGCGGCATAAATTCGCCGTCCGACACGCTCGAACGGGAACGAAAAAGATTGCGCGGCTATCTTGATTCGTTCGCCGCCACCGACAACCCGATGACGGACGACGCGCGCAAAATCATCTCTGCGGTCGGCGACGCGCAGGAAATACTGCTGGGCGCCGGATCGCAAAAAACGTCGCGGCGGCGCGAATACGCGCTGTGTCACGGAGATTATCATCCCAAAAACATCATCATCGGCCAGGACATCTCTGACGATACCGCGACGCGTTTTATATCCGTCATAGATTTCGGCAGCGCCTTAGTTCACCTGCCGGCGTTCGACGTGGGATATTTTCTGGCCCAGTCAGAAAACCAGTTTTTCGGCGAGGCGAAAATCCTGCGCAATTTTGTCGCCCGCGATTTTATCGACGCTTATATTGACGAACTGCCCGCCGGAAAGCGCGCCGCCGCGCGGCGTGAGTTACCGCCGCTGGCCGATTTTTACAAAGCCCGGGCCAACCTGAGCATTGCGGCATTTCTCATTAAAGTCGGCAAAGGCGAGAGCCCGGAAACCGCCGCCGCCATAAGAAAATCGCTGAAAATTATCCGCCGGATCGTCGACACAGGCGCGGCGCCCGGAATAAAACTATGA
- a CDS encoding HAD family hydrolase: MISASIAIFDLDGTLLDTLEDLTDSINEALKRRGLPVHTSEAVKYFVGDGAEEFAARALPPELSGDVEYVRRAAAETMDEYSRRWRVKTRPYDGVPEMLAGIRSRGIKTAVLSNKPHDFTLLTAEHFFGRETFDIILGAGDDFRRKPDPAGIRIILEKLKAGPEAAFMLGDTATDMATAVAAGVKAIGALWGFRLAKELLAGGADILVEKPSDVAGLLL; the protein is encoded by the coding sequence ATGATCTCCGCGAGCATCGCGATATTCGACCTCGACGGAACTCTTCTTGACACCCTCGAAGACCTCACCGATTCCATCAATGAAGCGCTGAAACGGAGGGGACTGCCGGTTCATACTTCGGAAGCCGTAAAATATTTCGTGGGCGACGGCGCCGAAGAATTCGCCGCGCGTGCCCTGCCGCCCGAGCTTTCCGGCGACGTCGAATATGTAAGACGCGCGGCCGCCGAAACAATGGACGAATATTCGCGCAGGTGGCGCGTTAAAACCCGCCCGTACGACGGCGTGCCGGAAATGCTTGCCGGAATCAGGTCGCGCGGAATTAAAACCGCGGTTCTATCCAATAAACCGCACGACTTCACCCTGCTGACGGCCGAACACTTTTTCGGACGGGAGACGTTCGATATCATACTCGGCGCCGGCGACGACTTCCGGCGAAAGCCCGATCCGGCCGGAATCCGCATAATACTCGAAAAACTGAAAGCCGGTCCGGAAGCGGCTTTTATGCTCGGCGACACAGCCACCGATATGGCGACCGCTGTCGCCGCCGGCGTAAAAGCCATCGGCGCTCTGTGGGGATTCCGCCTTGCGAAGGAACTCTTAGCCGGCGGCGCGGATATCCTCGTTGAAAAACCCTCCGACGTCGCCGGGCTTTTGCTATAA
- a CDS encoding peptide-binding protein, which yields MKINPRRHAVEYAYTALAAVTLLTASCAPRRPAAPRDGKSPARDTFVQALLGDASYLNPVLASDSASGAVNALVFNGLIKYDRDLNIVGDLAESWRVSDDGKTIVFRLKKNALWHDGAPFTSGDVKFTHEKLTDPRTKTPYASDYLLVESLQTPDAHTVVIRYKKPFAPALESWGMGIIPKHIFDGRDINTHPANRSPVGTGAFKFLSWKSDERIVLEAFDQCFEGSPGIGRVIFNIVPDQSVQFLELRNDSVDYMSLTPDQYNAYDVFFRRHDKFRYPAFQYTYMGFNLERPPFDDIRVRRAMAHAIDKSQIIDGVLLGMGRAATGPFPPQSWSYNPDVKDFEYNPGKAKDLLREAGWTDSDGDGVLDRGVSKNGRNRRQNLEFTILTNQGNKIRSMTAEIIQAQLAATGIKADIRIVEWSAFIHQFINKKNFDAVILGWSLSRDPDQYSIWHSAETGEGKYNFVSYKNPRTDRLLERGRSVFDKNERRRIYRKIHEIIHADAAYIFLYYPDALPVVHKRFKGPQVAPAGLGWNFVEWRAADGKIKYSSGE from the coding sequence ATGAAAATAAATCCGCGCCGCCACGCCGTCGAATACGCGTACACCGCTCTGGCAGCCGTAACTCTTCTTACGGCTTCATGCGCTCCCCGGCGTCCCGCCGCGCCCCGCGACGGCAAATCGCCCGCAAGGGATACCTTCGTGCAGGCATTGCTCGGCGACGCGTCGTATCTGAATCCCGTGCTGGCCTCTGACTCGGCTTCGGGAGCCGTCAACGCGCTGGTCTTCAACGGCCTTATAAAGTATGACCGCGATCTTAATATCGTCGGCGACCTGGCCGAATCGTGGCGCGTATCCGACGACGGCAAAACCATTGTCTTCCGCCTTAAAAAGAACGCGCTCTGGCACGACGGCGCGCCGTTTACCTCCGGCGACGTCAAATTCACTCACGAAAAACTTACCGATCCGCGCACAAAAACGCCTTACGCTTCGGATTACCTGCTGGTGGAATCCCTGCAAACACCCGACGCGCATACCGTAGTGATTCGCTACAAAAAACCGTTCGCGCCGGCGCTCGAATCGTGGGGTATGGGAATAATCCCCAAACACATTTTCGACGGACGCGACATCAACACGCATCCGGCTAACCGCTCTCCCGTGGGAACCGGCGCGTTTAAATTTCTGAGCTGGAAATCCGACGAGCGCATAGTCCTTGAGGCCTTCGACCAATGTTTTGAGGGTTCGCCGGGAATCGGCCGCGTTATATTCAATATCGTGCCCGACCAGTCGGTGCAATTTCTTGAATTACGCAACGATTCGGTGGACTATATGTCTCTTACGCCCGACCAGTACAACGCCTACGACGTATTCTTCCGACGACACGACAAGTTCCGCTATCCCGCGTTTCAATACACCTATATGGGTTTCAACCTCGAACGGCCGCCTTTCGACGACATAAGAGTCCGGCGGGCGATGGCGCACGCCATAGACAAATCCCAAATCATCGACGGAGTTCTTCTGGGGATGGGTCGCGCGGCCACGGGGCCGTTCCCGCCGCAGTCGTGGTCGTACAATCCGGACGTAAAAGATTTCGAGTATAACCCCGGGAAAGCCAAAGATTTGCTTCGCGAAGCCGGATGGACGGATTCCGACGGAGACGGCGTTCTTGACCGCGGCGTATCGAAAAACGGACGGAATCGACGACAGAATTTAGAGTTCACAATTCTTACCAATCAGGGCAACAAAATCCGCTCGATGACCGCCGAAATAATTCAGGCGCAACTCGCCGCCACGGGCATAAAGGCCGACATCCGCATAGTCGAATGGTCGGCGTTCATACATCAGTTCATCAACAAAAAAAACTTCGACGCCGTAATACTCGGCTGGTCGCTGTCGCGCGATCCCGACCAGTACTCGATTTGGCATTCGGCCGAGACCGGCGAAGGAAAATATAATTTTGTCTCCTACAAAAATCCCCGGACGGATCGTCTTCTGGAGCGCGGCAGAAGCGTGTTCGACAAAAACGAAAGGCGCCGCATCTATCGCAAAATCCACGAAATAATCCACGCCGACGCGGCCTACATTTTTCTGTATTATCCCGACGCCCTGCCGGTAGTGCATAAAAGATTCAAAGGGCCCCAAGTCGCGCCCGCGGGACTCGGATGGAATTTCGTCGAATGGCGCGCCGCCGACGGAAAAATAAAATACTCATCGGGAGAATAG
- a CDS encoding diguanylate cyclase, producing MKKYFLRRIINSAPVLLGITILTFFVMQAAPGKPTDLVEFSAKVSAESRQRLIKLYELDRPLHIRYIKWLGRMARLDFGNSFRDDRPAINKIAERLPATLLLNLLSLSVIFAAGIGLGVLCAVRHKTFMDNLITTVVFVGYSLPAFWLALMAIIFFGIHLGILPISGLRSLNYEFLPWWGKIFDVTKHLVLPVAITSFTGVAGLTRYAKSGMLDALKSDYTRFARAKGAPMREVVFGHALKNALLPVITIMGLSLPGIIGGGFIFETIFSYPGMGRLGYEAIMSRDYPVVMAISVIVAILTLAGNIIADAAYAFADPRIRYSDGNGRGRND from the coding sequence ATGAAAAAATATTTTCTTCGACGCATCATCAATTCCGCGCCGGTTTTGTTGGGCATAACCATACTCACATTTTTTGTAATGCAGGCCGCGCCGGGAAAGCCCACGGATTTGGTGGAGTTCAGCGCAAAGGTCTCGGCCGAATCCAGGCAGCGCCTCATCAAACTTTACGAACTCGACCGTCCTTTGCACATCAGATACATAAAGTGGCTCGGACGGATGGCGCGGCTGGATTTCGGCAACTCTTTCCGCGACGACCGCCCCGCGATAAATAAAATCGCCGAGCGGCTTCCCGCGACACTGCTGCTCAATCTGCTTTCTCTTTCGGTGATTTTCGCCGCGGGCATAGGACTGGGCGTGCTGTGCGCCGTACGTCACAAAACTTTTATGGACAACCTGATAACAACCGTCGTCTTCGTGGGTTATTCGCTGCCCGCCTTCTGGCTGGCTCTTATGGCGATAATATTCTTCGGAATACATCTCGGCATTTTGCCGATATCGGGATTGCGCTCCCTCAATTATGAGTTTCTGCCGTGGTGGGGGAAAATATTCGACGTGACAAAACATCTCGTTTTGCCCGTGGCAATAACATCTTTCACGGGAGTGGCCGGTCTCACGCGATACGCCAAAAGCGGTATGCTCGACGCGCTTAAATCGGATTACACCCGCTTCGCGCGCGCGAAGGGAGCGCCGATGAGGGAAGTGGTTTTCGGGCACGCGCTCAAAAACGCTCTTCTTCCCGTCATAACCATAATGGGACTTTCACTGCCGGGCATCATCGGCGGCGGTTTCATATTTGAAACGATATTCTCTTATCCCGGAATGGGCAGATTGGGATACGAGGCGATAATGTCGCGCGACTATCCGGTAGTTATGGCCATAAGCGTGATAGTGGCGATACTTACTCTGGCCGGAAATATCATAGCCGACGCCGCCTACGCTTTCGCCGATCCCAGAATCAGATATTCCGACGGAAACGGACGCGGCCGGAACGACTGA
- a CDS encoding peptide ABC transporter permease: MLRYYLERFKRNKRAIAGLVAIGVIFILGAAAPFAAPRPPGEQNLAGRLAPPSRSALLGTDDLGRDVLSRMLYSIRVSFAVGIAAAGISVVIGTFIGILSGYFGGKTDEAIMRFVDVMLCFPTFFLILMVIAFLEPGITTVMAIIGLTSWMGLARLVRAEVMSIKEREFVLAARLLGLKKRRIFFVHILPNVISPVLVSATMSVGAAILVESGLSFLGLGVMPPTPSWGQMISSGKDYIHIAWWLSLFPGLAILATVLSFNTLSEGLRDVFDPKL; this comes from the coding sequence ATGCTTCGTTATTATTTAGAAAGGTTCAAGCGTAACAAACGCGCGATCGCGGGACTTGTCGCTATCGGCGTAATTTTTATTCTGGGAGCCGCCGCGCCTTTTGCGGCTCCGCGCCCGCCCGGCGAGCAGAACCTTGCCGGACGACTCGCGCCGCCTTCGCGGTCGGCGCTTTTGGGCACGGACGATCTCGGCAGAGACGTGCTCTCAAGAATGCTTTATTCCATCAGGGTGTCTTTCGCCGTGGGAATCGCGGCCGCCGGAATATCTGTCGTCATAGGAACATTCATAGGAATACTCAGCGGCTATTTCGGAGGCAAAACCGACGAGGCGATTATGCGGTTCGTCGACGTAATGCTGTGTTTTCCGACGTTCTTTTTGATACTTATGGTCATCGCTTTTCTTGAGCCCGGAATTACCACGGTAATGGCCATTATAGGTCTTACGTCGTGGATGGGCCTTGCGCGACTCGTGCGCGCGGAAGTTATGTCGATTAAAGAACGCGAGTTCGTTCTGGCGGCCCGTCTTTTGGGACTTAAAAAGCGGCGGATTTTTTTCGTTCACATACTTCCCAATGTCATATCGCCGGTTTTGGTATCGGCCACTATGAGCGTGGGAGCGGCGATTCTTGTCGAGTCGGGGTTGTCGTTTCTCGGTCTGGGCGTGATGCCTCCGACTCCATCGTGGGGCCAGATGATATCGTCGGGAAAAGATTACATACACATAGCGTGGTGGCTGTCGCTTTTTCCCGGGCTGGCCATACTCGCCACCGTGTTGTCGTTTAACACTCTGAGCGAAGGCCTCAGGGACGTGTTCGATCCCAAATTATGA